In a single window of the Flavivirga spongiicola genome:
- a CDS encoding cytochrome C oxidase subunit IV family protein, giving the protein MHKTAAITWIVLLVLTLASALFSKLESKYVILVILILAALKFLGIVFQFMEMKKAHVFWKVLIIGFLVLFVIALLIMV; this is encoded by the coding sequence ATGCACAAAACAGCAGCAATAACATGGATCGTTTTATTAGTGCTCACTTTAGCTTCTGCACTATTTTCTAAACTAGAGAGTAAATATGTTATACTCGTCATTTTAATCTTAGCGGCACTAAAATTTCTAGGAATTGTTTTTCAATTCATGGAAATGAAAAAGGCACATGTTTTTTGGAAGGTATTAATTATTGGGTTTTTAGTACTTTTTGTTATAGCGCTTTTGATTATGGTTTAG
- a CDS encoding cbb3-type cytochrome c oxidase subunit I, with amino-acid sequence MKYKSQKVAYWFFALSMLLFSLQIIYGFIMGFAHAGFDGLHGFIPFNTARAVHTNLLVVWLLSGFMGAAYYIIPEEAQRELVSVKLAYVQLISLAVVGVIAIVGYHFNYWEGRKFLEIPRPLDYLVVVNVLLFLGLILTTLFKGKRRTTTALVLSMGLLFAALLYLPGMLPFDSQVKDSFFRWWVVHLWVEGVWELIMGGILSFLLIKLTGVDREVIEKWLYVIVGLTFLSGVLGTGHHYYYIGVNKIWLIVGGIFSALEPLAFLAMALFAVNMYRKGEKKHPNKLALYWTLGAAIVSFIGAGLLGFAHTLPQTNLYTHGTLVTAMHGHLAFWGAYAMIVLAIISYSLPNMTGRKLYESTRGRMAYWMSNIGMIGMTVAFGVAGVVQVYLERKLKMEFMEVQKETEIHFVVLIICATLFLTGITLYIIDFIKHGKPTDEALVATTN; translated from the coding sequence ATGAAATATAAATCACAAAAAGTAGCGTATTGGTTTTTTGCGCTTTCCATGTTATTATTTAGTCTTCAAATTATATACGGTTTTATAATGGGCTTTGCTCATGCAGGATTTGATGGATTACACGGATTTATTCCTTTTAATACAGCAAGAGCTGTACATACAAATTTACTTGTAGTTTGGTTATTATCTGGTTTTATGGGAGCAGCCTATTATATTATTCCCGAAGAAGCACAACGAGAATTGGTAAGTGTTAAATTAGCCTATGTTCAATTAATTAGCCTTGCCGTTGTTGGTGTTATTGCTATTGTTGGTTATCACTTTAATTACTGGGAAGGACGTAAGTTTTTAGAAATCCCTAGACCTTTAGACTATCTAGTAGTTGTAAATGTACTGCTATTTTTAGGACTCATATTAACAACCTTATTTAAAGGAAAACGTAGAACTACAACGGCATTAGTGCTTTCTATGGGACTTCTTTTTGCTGCCTTATTATATTTACCTGGCATGCTCCCTTTTGATAGTCAAGTAAAAGATTCATTTTTTAGATGGTGGGTTGTTCACCTTTGGGTTGAAGGCGTTTGGGAACTTATAATGGGTGGTATTTTATCATTCTTATTAATTAAACTAACTGGCGTAGACAGAGAAGTTATTGAAAAATGGTTATATGTCATTGTTGGCTTAACATTTTTATCCGGCGTATTAGGAACAGGACATCACTACTACTATATTGGAGTGAATAAAATTTGGTTAATCGTTGGAGGTATATTCTCAGCTTTAGAACCTTTAGCTTTTTTAGCAATGGCATTATTCGCTGTTAATATGTACCGAAAAGGAGAGAAAAAACACCCTAACAAGCTAGCCTTATATTGGACTCTTGGAGCTGCCATCGTATCATTCATTGGTGCTGGATTATTAGGGTTTGCACATACATTACCACAAACAAACCTATACACACATGGCACCTTAGTGACCGCCATGCACGGGCATCTTGCCTTTTGGGGTGCTTATGCCATGATTGTATTAGCAATTATTAGCTATAGTTTACCAAATATGACAGGAAGAAAACTGTATGAAAGTACTAGAGGCAGGATGGCTTATTGGATGTCTAATATTGGAATGATTGGTATGACTGTTGCCTTTGGTGTTGCTGGAGTCGTTCAGGTATATTTAGAACGTAAACTAAAAATGGAATTTATGGAAGTTCAAAAAGAAACTGAAATTCATTTTGTAGTACTAATTATTTGTGCAACGTTATTTTTAACAGGTATTACACTATATATCATAGATTTTATAAAGCACGGTAAGCCTACTGATGAAGCATTAGTAGCAACCACAAATTAA
- a CDS encoding cytochrome c oxidase subunit 3 produces MGLEVIPNKLQNNRLNSFGIMHTQEIDHKNIYYPPGGILIWIIIFLELITFGATLVVMVYYGNQESELFHDSSLKLNATYGMVNTMLLLTSGFFMAISVTELKRGNKETFKKLLLFAMLFGCFFLCLKGFEYYEKINEGISIGYNTFFSFYWMLTLFHVIHVIVGLVILTSVYFGMKKENSNTVIEDVEASAAFWHMCDLIWIILFPIIYLLF; encoded by the coding sequence TTGGGATTAGAAGTTATACCAAATAAACTTCAAAATAACCGATTAAATTCGTTTGGTATTATGCATACACAAGAAATAGATCATAAAAACATCTACTACCCGCCCGGAGGTATTCTTATCTGGATCATTATTTTTTTAGAGTTGATTACTTTCGGTGCCACTTTAGTTGTGATGGTGTATTATGGTAATCAGGAATCGGAATTGTTCCATGATTCAAGCTTGAAATTAAACGCAACCTATGGTATGGTTAACACCATGTTATTATTAACCAGTGGTTTTTTCATGGCGATTTCTGTAACTGAATTAAAAAGAGGCAACAAAGAGACATTCAAAAAACTATTACTATTTGCTATGCTTTTTGGGTGTTTCTTTTTGTGCTTGAAGGGCTTCGAATATTACGAAAAAATAAATGAAGGCATTAGCATTGGATACAATACGTTTTTCTCTTTTTATTGGATGCTTACCCTGTTTCATGTTATCCATGTTATTGTTGGATTGGTCATTTTGACTTCAGTTTATTTTGGAATGAAAAAAGAAAATTCAAATACCGTTATTGAAGATGTTGAAGCCAGTGCTGCCTTTTGGCACATGTGCGATTTAATCTGGATCATATTATTCCCTATCATTTACTTACTTTTTTAA
- the ric gene encoding iron-sulfur cluster repair di-iron protein, producing METTLKDSQKQIGQFVAEDFRTAAVFSNYGIDFCCRGDRTVEEVCDKNGIDTSELLGKLKNVLSSTTGQNIDYKSWALDLLVDYIEKKHHRYIAEKVPVLLQFLDKLCKVHGERHPELLKINAHFTASAGELAAHMKKEELILFPFVKKMIHAAVAQSAIEAPHFGTVENPIAMMKDEHDNEGVRFREIAKLTNNYTPPADACNTYRVTYAMLEEFEKDLHLHIHLENNILFPEAIKLEQQFD from the coding sequence ATGGAAACAACACTTAAAGACTCACAAAAACAAATCGGACAATTTGTTGCCGAAGATTTTAGAACCGCTGCAGTTTTTAGTAACTACGGTATAGACTTTTGTTGTCGTGGAGACAGAACAGTGGAAGAGGTGTGTGATAAAAATGGTATAGATACATCCGAGCTATTGGGTAAACTTAAAAATGTTTTAAGTTCGACCACTGGTCAGAATATAGATTATAAATCATGGGCATTAGATTTGTTGGTGGATTATATTGAAAAAAAACACCATCGTTATATTGCAGAGAAAGTACCTGTATTACTTCAGTTTTTAGACAAGCTTTGTAAAGTTCATGGTGAAAGACATCCTGAATTATTAAAAATTAATGCCCATTTTACAGCGTCTGCTGGGGAATTAGCTGCACATATGAAAAAGGAAGAATTAATCCTGTTTCCATTTGTTAAGAAAATGATTCATGCCGCAGTTGCTCAATCAGCTATAGAAGCACCTCATTTTGGAACCGTTGAAAATCCCATAGCGATGATGAAGGATGAACATGATAATGAAGGGGTACGTTTTAGAGAGATTGCAAAATTAACAAACAACTATACACCACCTGCAGATGCTTGTAATACCTATAGAGTGACTTATGCTATGCTAGAGGAATTTGAAAAAGATTTGCATTTACATATTCATTTAGAAAATAACATTTTGTTCCCTGAGGCTATTAAATTAGAACAACAGTTTGATTAA
- a CDS encoding c-type cytochrome, with translation MLSKKQARAFFLGGTVVTFLIFIGLTIYSFSKSQDQSNDENITEAVVRGKKLWEDNNCMGCHTLLGEGAYYAPELTKVIDRRGEGYIKAVLTTPVDWAPNGRKMVAYGFTAEEAADLIAFFDWIDDIDLNGFDTVVSPLAKDDN, from the coding sequence ATGTTATCAAAAAAACAAGCACGTGCCTTTTTCCTTGGCGGAACTGTAGTGACTTTTTTAATATTTATAGGTTTAACCATTTACTCTTTTAGTAAATCACAAGACCAGTCTAATGACGAAAATATTACAGAAGCTGTCGTAAGAGGAAAAAAACTTTGGGAAGACAATAACTGTATGGGATGCCATACTCTCTTGGGAGAGGGAGCTTATTATGCTCCAGAATTAACTAAAGTTATAGATAGAAGAGGGGAAGGCTATATTAAAGCCGTATTAACAACACCCGTAGATTGGGCTCCAAATGGAAGAAAAATGGTGGCTTATGGATTTACTGCCGAAGAAGCTGCAGATTTAATCGCCTTTTTCGATTGGATAGACGATATCGATTTAAACGGGTTTGATACCGTTGTTTCACCACTAGCTAAAGACGATAACTAA
- a CDS encoding CbbQ/NirQ/NorQ/GpvN family protein has translation MSTPYYHAIGKEVSVFEQAYKCKLPILLKGPTGTGKSRFIEHMAYELNTKLITISCHEETSSTDLIGRFIIKGAETVWLDGPLTTAVKEGAILYLDEIAEARPDVIVAIHSLTDHRRELFIDKLGQTIKAHKDFMLVASFNPGYQRGFKELKPSTRQRFVATSFAYPEPKIEAQILIAETGVEPDIAKKLVNIATKIRNLTELGLTETVSTRLLVDAAKLIHSGLPKRLAVHVAVIEPLTDDLEVIQALKDLGDLMI, from the coding sequence ATGAGTACACCATATTACCACGCTATTGGAAAAGAAGTCTCTGTTTTCGAGCAGGCTTACAAATGTAAACTACCTATTTTACTAAAAGGACCAACAGGTACAGGAAAGTCACGATTTATTGAGCATATGGCGTATGAACTAAACACAAAATTAATCACCATTTCTTGTCATGAAGAAACCTCTTCGACAGATTTAATTGGTCGGTTTATTATTAAAGGTGCCGAAACCGTTTGGCTGGACGGGCCATTAACCACAGCTGTAAAAGAAGGTGCTATTTTATATTTAGATGAAATTGCTGAAGCACGACCAGATGTTATTGTAGCCATACATTCCTTAACAGATCATAGACGTGAATTGTTTATAGATAAATTAGGGCAAACCATAAAAGCACATAAAGATTTTATGCTTGTAGCTTCTTTTAACCCTGGATATCAACGCGGATTTAAAGAATTAAAACCCTCTACAAGACAACGTTTTGTTGCGACATCTTTTGCCTACCCTGAACCTAAAATCGAAGCACAAATTTTAATTGCAGAAACTGGAGTTGAACCAGATATTGCTAAAAAATTAGTTAACATAGCCACAAAAATCAGAAATCTTACAGAACTAGGGTTAACCGAAACTGTTTCTACTCGATTATTGGTAGATGCCGCAAAATTAATTCATTCAGGACTTCCAAAACGTCTCGCTGTTCATGTAGCAGTCATAGAACCTTTAACAGATGATTTAGAAGTGATACAGGCACTTAAAGATTTGGGTGATTTAATGATATGA
- a CDS encoding RrF2 family transcriptional regulator yields the protein MFSKACEYGIKASIFIALSSYKGVRVSLKAIAREVNSPEAFTAKILQDLVRHGVINSTKGAHGGFEIEKGLISSIKLSHIVNAIDGDAIYNGCGLGLHTCDENHPCPVHHKFKSVREELKSMLENTNLEELALNIKSGTSFLKM from the coding sequence ATGTTTTCTAAAGCTTGCGAATATGGTATTAAAGCATCAATTTTTATTGCGCTGAGTTCTTATAAAGGTGTTCGCGTTAGTCTTAAGGCTATTGCTAGAGAGGTTAATTCACCGGAGGCATTTACAGCTAAAATCCTTCAGGACTTGGTAAGACACGGTGTCATTAATTCCACAAAAGGAGCACATGGCGGTTTTGAAATTGAAAAAGGATTGATTTCTTCAATAAAATTATCGCATATAGTAAATGCTATTGACGGTGATGCTATTTATAATGGTTGTGGGTTAGGGCTTCATACTTGTGATGAAAACCACCCATGTCCAGTTCATCATAAATTTAAATCTGTTAGAGAAGAATTAAAATCTATGTTAGAAAACACAAATCTTGAAGAATTGGCGCTTAATATTAAGTCAGGCACATCATTTTTAAAAATGTAA
- a CDS encoding nitric oxide reductase activation protein NorD, translating into MFEFEPDEYIFTKFAFFFKKRKKKKEAELEHAINLSDVKSRLTIFARAITGQSIEIFEAEREGGYRNNNFFLPTKFSHFKTEEENVSFYLFRVLYLSIQKNLDLNWNDDQEHVLLESQQKALDTSNKVLQTLFTQFPITENYHQKFKTYYKSKATTKQPEDYSFIYGKWMRNSPHDDSEKQLKNFTDKVKEANKEQPQTIIKSKAVEEIISVQIDQKQMEDAVLQHQFEKVETAEEFGGNFRDFDGDDDLDDHSNALDEVNMKFTVRVDDTAHSVYQADFIENTTVSESAESESSAYYLEYDEWDYSKRTYKDNFCKVYPKTQLESDVSYYKKTLNNHRSTLVGLRKMLTTVNNKYQQQRRQTQGEEFDIDAITDLFVDVHSGHTPSEKIYLSKRKKEKDLSILLLLDISLSSDGYAAGNRVIDVEKQVSILFGEILDEFNIDFSIDCFYSKTRNHSTYLSLKGFDDHWNTAKYRVGAIEPSGYTRIGAALRHSGALLDKRDTKNKWVILISDGKPNDYDKYEGKYGINDVKQALRELNERQINSYALAIEAQAKYYLPQMFGQNHYQILTTPVELLQSLVKLYERIKHQS; encoded by the coding sequence ATGTTTGAATTCGAACCAGATGAATATATTTTCACGAAGTTTGCCTTCTTTTTTAAAAAACGAAAAAAGAAAAAGGAAGCAGAACTTGAACATGCTATAAATTTAAGTGATGTAAAATCACGCCTTACCATATTTGCCCGCGCTATTACTGGACAATCCATTGAAATTTTTGAGGCAGAGCGCGAAGGTGGCTATAGAAATAATAACTTCTTTTTACCCACAAAGTTCTCTCATTTTAAAACCGAAGAAGAAAATGTATCATTTTACCTGTTTAGAGTACTCTATCTATCTATTCAAAAGAATTTGGATCTAAACTGGAATGATGATCAGGAACATGTGCTTCTAGAATCTCAACAAAAAGCTCTAGACACTTCAAATAAAGTATTACAAACACTGTTTACTCAATTTCCGATAACCGAAAATTATCATCAAAAATTCAAAACGTATTATAAAAGTAAGGCTACCACAAAACAACCTGAAGATTATTCCTTTATCTATGGTAAATGGATGCGGAATTCACCTCATGATGATTCTGAGAAACAACTTAAAAACTTTACAGACAAAGTAAAAGAAGCCAATAAGGAACAACCTCAAACCATCATTAAGTCTAAAGCTGTTGAGGAAATAATTTCAGTTCAAATAGATCAAAAACAGATGGAAGATGCCGTCTTGCAACATCAATTTGAAAAAGTAGAAACTGCTGAAGAATTTGGAGGTAATTTTAGAGATTTTGATGGTGATGATGATTTAGATGACCATTCTAATGCATTGGATGAAGTAAACATGAAGTTTACGGTTCGTGTGGATGACACAGCCCATTCGGTATATCAAGCAGATTTTATTGAAAATACAACGGTTTCTGAAAGCGCAGAGAGTGAAAGTAGTGCGTATTATTTAGAGTATGATGAATGGGATTATTCCAAACGAACTTACAAAGACAATTTCTGCAAAGTATATCCAAAAACACAATTAGAATCGGATGTTTCTTATTATAAAAAAACACTCAATAACCATCGTTCAACCTTAGTTGGATTGCGCAAGATGCTTACAACGGTAAATAATAAGTATCAGCAGCAACGTAGACAAACACAAGGAGAAGAATTTGATATTGATGCTATTACCGACTTGTTTGTAGATGTACATTCTGGGCATACCCCTTCAGAGAAAATCTATTTATCTAAACGAAAAAAAGAAAAAGATTTATCCATTTTATTACTGTTAGATATTAGTTTATCAAGTGATGGTTACGCAGCAGGCAATCGCGTGATAGATGTAGAAAAGCAAGTATCCATTCTATTTGGTGAAATTTTAGATGAGTTTAATATCGATTTTTCTATAGACTGCTTTTATTCAAAAACCAGAAATCATTCTACCTACTTAAGTCTTAAAGGCTTTGACGATCATTGGAATACCGCCAAATATAGAGTTGGTGCCATAGAACCTAGTGGCTACACACGTATTGGTGCCGCATTACGTCATTCTGGAGCTTTATTAGATAAACGTGACACTAAGAATAAATGGGTGATTTTAATATCAGACGGGAAGCCAAACGATTATGACAAATACGAAGGTAAGTATGGTATTAATGATGTCAAACAAGCCTTGCGTGAGTTAAACGAACGACAAATAAATTCGTATGCATTGGCCATTGAAGCCCAAGCAAAATATTATTTACCACAAATGTTTGGACAAAATCACTATCAAATTCTCACAACGCCAGTTGAACTTTTACAATCATTGGTGAAATTATACGAACGAATAAAGCATCAATCCTAA
- a CDS encoding DUF438 domain-containing protein translates to MNSFLTVAEQLPVGHPVKVYYQESALIQDLILDLYDCDPEEDFQKYFNIFNQLSTIEKRFKRKENQLFPYLEKHGWHGPSQGMWSFHDNLREQIRLLNTYNSEKNTVKITDNIPYLLEGIKRLLSIEDMRLFPNAMDLLSEDDWKEFHIGDEEIGWMLSEKPAPYPHIEETAYVHPSEDHSKRDLSFSLENTFHYDEGHMTPEQVNLLLRFLPVDITYVDENDKVIFYNRGDDRVFARSKGIIGREVRFCHPPKSVDMVLRIVEEFRAGTKDVAEFWFNFKERVIHIRYFAIRDNNKQYKGVIEMSQDITDIQKLEGQKRLLDWD, encoded by the coding sequence ATGAATTCATTTTTAACAGTTGCAGAGCAACTACCGGTAGGACATCCAGTAAAAGTTTATTACCAGGAAAGTGCCTTAATACAAGACCTTATATTAGACTTGTACGATTGTGACCCTGAAGAAGATTTTCAAAAATACTTTAACATTTTTAATCAATTGTCTACTATTGAAAAACGATTTAAAAGAAAGGAAAATCAATTATTCCCATACTTAGAAAAACATGGTTGGCATGGTCCTTCTCAAGGCATGTGGTCTTTTCACGATAATTTACGAGAGCAAATTCGTTTATTAAATACTTACAACTCAGAAAAGAACACAGTAAAAATTACAGATAACATACCTTATTTACTTGAAGGGATAAAACGCTTACTAAGTATTGAAGATATGCGTTTATTTCCAAATGCCATGGATTTACTTTCAGAAGATGATTGGAAAGAATTTCATATAGGTGATGAAGAAATTGGTTGGATGTTATCTGAAAAACCAGCACCTTATCCCCACATTGAAGAAACAGCTTACGTCCACCCAAGTGAAGACCATTCTAAACGTGATTTATCTTTTTCATTAGAAAACACATTTCACTATGATGAAGGCCATATGACCCCAGAACAAGTAAATCTTTTACTACGTTTTTTACCTGTAGATATTACATATGTTGATGAAAATGATAAAGTTATATTTTACAATAGAGGAGACGACAGGGTTTTTGCTCGTAGTAAAGGTATTATTGGTCGTGAAGTGCGCTTTTGTCATCCTCCAAAAAGTGTCGATATGGTCTTGCGTATTGTTGAGGAATTTAGAGCTGGAACAAAAGATGTTGCAGAATTCTGGTTTAATTTTAAAGAGAGAGTCATTCATATTAGATACTTTGCTATTCGAGATAACAACAAGCAATACAAGGGGGTTATTGAAATGTCCCAAGATATAACAGATATTCAAAAACTAGAAGGTCAAAAAAGGTTATTGGATTGGGATTAG
- a CDS encoding SCO family protein, whose protein sequence is MKYFKLIILLFISILSFASCKQGASNKLNDLAVYKCVMGCEGKRTYNTPGSCLVCKMDLKAIENPSKVIADNAISDESIFNLTTIWNTEEGETIKLEDLKGKTLVLVMIYTTCKAACPRLVADMRNIEKQIPKNQLKDLQFVLVSIDPETDTPKRLKSFAKENHMDGLHWTFLQGTESSVREFANVLAVKYKQISPIDFSHSNIISVFNPGGELVHQQEGLGVDNKETIKTIIELTNKN, encoded by the coding sequence ATGAAATATTTTAAATTAATAATACTACTCTTTATTTCCATACTGTCTTTTGCTTCTTGCAAGCAAGGGGCATCAAACAAGTTAAATGATCTAGCTGTTTATAAATGTGTTATGGGATGTGAAGGAAAAAGAACATACAACACCCCTGGTAGTTGCCTCGTTTGTAAAATGGATCTAAAAGCTATCGAAAACCCTTCAAAAGTAATTGCTGATAATGCCATTTCTGATGAATCCATCTTCAATTTAACCACAATCTGGAATACTGAAGAAGGTGAGACCATTAAACTTGAAGATTTAAAAGGAAAAACATTGGTATTGGTTATGATTTACACAACCTGTAAAGCAGCATGCCCAAGGTTAGTAGCCGATATGCGTAATATTGAAAAGCAAATTCCAAAAAATCAATTAAAAGACCTTCAGTTTGTTTTAGTAAGCATTGATCCTGAAACAGATACTCCAAAGCGTTTAAAATCCTTTGCCAAAGAAAATCATATGGACGGGCTACACTGGACTTTTTTACAAGGTACAGAAAGTAGTGTTCGAGAATTTGCAAATGTTTTAGCTGTAAAGTATAAGCAAATTTCACCTATAGATTTTTCACATTCAAACATTATAAGTGTCTTTAATCCTGGAGGAGAACTAGTGCATCAACAAGAAGGACTAGGTGTAGATAATAAAGAAACCATAAAAACAATCATAGAACTCACTAATAAAAACTAA
- a CDS encoding polyprenyl synthetase family protein, whose product MLSIEKYQEEFVAYLKKYSTLKEPKNLYEPIQYILSLGGKRLRPVLTLMTAEIFNSDYKKALDAALSIEVFHNFSLVHDDIMDDAPLRRGQETVHEKWDINTGILSGDAMLIMAYQLFENYNAGTFQSLAKLFSKTAIEVCEGQQYDVDFETRNDVTVPEYLKMIEYKTAVLVGAAMKMGAIVANASNVDQNNIYEFGRNLGIAFQLQDDFLDAFGDPETFGKQVGGDIIENKKTYLYLKALEFSNEEDQLKLKDLFNTIPNDSDSKIGIVKQIFNASGASAMTQEEIKNYTNKAFLVLESLDISEEKKALLRDFGHGLMNRNV is encoded by the coding sequence ATGCTTTCAATAGAAAAATATCAAGAAGAATTTGTTGCTTATTTAAAAAAATATTCAACATTAAAAGAACCTAAAAATCTTTATGAACCTATTCAATATATCCTGAGTTTAGGAGGCAAACGGTTGCGACCAGTTTTGACTTTAATGACTGCTGAAATTTTTAATAGCGATTATAAGAAAGCCTTGGATGCAGCGTTAAGTATTGAGGTTTTTCATAATTTTTCGTTGGTTCATGATGATATTATGGATGATGCCCCTTTACGTCGCGGACAAGAAACCGTACATGAAAAATGGGACATAAATACGGGGATTCTTTCTGGTGATGCTATGTTGATTATGGCCTATCAATTGTTCGAAAATTATAATGCTGGTACCTTTCAGTCTTTGGCAAAACTGTTTAGCAAAACTGCTATAGAGGTTTGTGAAGGTCAGCAATATGATGTAGATTTTGAAACCAGAAACGATGTTACCGTTCCAGAATATTTAAAAATGATTGAATATAAAACAGCTGTTTTGGTAGGAGCTGCGATGAAGATGGGAGCTATTGTTGCTAATGCATCAAATGTTGACCAAAATAATATTTATGAATTTGGACGAAATTTGGGTATTGCCTTTCAATTACAGGATGATTTTTTAGATGCTTTTGGAGATCCAGAAACATTTGGAAAGCAGGTTGGGGGTGATATTATAGAAAACAAAAAGACCTATCTATATTTAAAAGCCTTAGAGTTTTCCAATGAGGAAGATCAGCTTAAGTTAAAAGATTTATTTAATACGATCCCTAATGATAGTGATTCCAAAATTGGTATAGTAAAACAAATTTTTAATGCCTCTGGAGCATCAGCTATGACTCAGGAAGAAATTAAAAATTATACGAATAAAGCCTTTTTGGTTTTAGAATCTTTAGATATATCTGAGGAGAAAAAAGCACTTTTACGTGATTTTGGTCATGGTTTAATGAATAGAAACGTATAA
- a CDS encoding formylglycine-generating enzyme family protein produces MTLLAFFIVNLAYGQSNMVLIKGGTYIPLYGRDSLKVTISDFEMDVYPVTNSQFLDFVKKYPKWKRSKVKKLFADGNYLMGWKSDTELSEKQSLNAPITNVSWFAAKDYCECQGKRLPTVDEWEYVAMANKELPDARALKSYNAYILEWYETPKTFNNDIGSTFKNYWNVYDLHGLVWEWTFDFNSVLVSGESRKDVDNDSNLFCGSAAVGATDLMNYAAFMRYATRGSVKAKYAMKNLGFRCVKNINK; encoded by the coding sequence ATGACACTCCTGGCCTTTTTCATTGTGAATTTGGCATACGGTCAGTCTAATATGGTATTAATCAAAGGAGGTACTTATATCCCGCTTTACGGAAGGGATTCATTAAAAGTTACCATTTCGGATTTTGAAATGGATGTGTATCCTGTAACAAATAGTCAATTTCTTGACTTTGTTAAGAAATACCCTAAATGGAAACGTTCTAAAGTAAAGAAGTTATTCGCAGATGGAAACTATTTAATGGGATGGAAATCTGATACAGAATTATCTGAAAAACAATCTTTAAATGCTCCCATTACAAATGTATCATGGTTTGCAGCGAAAGATTATTGTGAATGCCAAGGCAAACGATTGCCAACTGTAGATGAATGGGAATATGTAGCTATGGCAAATAAAGAATTGCCAGATGCCAGAGCATTGAAGAGTTACAACGCATACATTTTAGAATGGTACGAAACACCAAAAACATTTAATAATGATATAGGTTCAACCTTTAAAAACTATTGGAATGTGTACGATTTACATGGTCTGGTTTGGGAATGGACTTTCGATTTTAATTCTGTTTTAGTCTCCGGAGAATCAAGAAAGGATGTAGATAACGACAGCAATTTATTTTGTGGTAGTGCTGCTGTAGGTGCTACAGATTTAATGAATTATGCAGCATTTATGCGTTACGCAACCCGGGGTAGCGTTAAAGCAAAATATGCTATGAAAAATTTAGGCTTTAGATGTGTAAAGAATATAAATAAATGA